A single region of the Solwaraspora sp. WMMD791 genome encodes:
- a CDS encoding ribose-5-phosphate isomerase encodes MRVYLAADHAGYELKVHLANHLAKQGYEVTDVGPHEFDPDDDYPAFCLHAGARVVADPGSLGVVIGGSGNGEQIAANKVAGVRAALAWNLETAQLARTHNDANIVAIGARQHTLDEATTLVEAFLATGFSGNDRHARRISQVAAYEVDRELPPLP; translated from the coding sequence ATGCGCGTCTACCTGGCAGCCGACCACGCCGGCTACGAGCTGAAGGTGCACCTGGCCAACCACCTGGCCAAGCAGGGGTACGAAGTGACCGACGTCGGACCCCACGAGTTCGACCCGGACGACGACTACCCGGCGTTCTGCCTGCACGCAGGCGCCCGGGTGGTCGCCGACCCGGGCAGCCTCGGGGTGGTGATCGGCGGTTCCGGCAACGGCGAGCAGATCGCCGCCAACAAGGTCGCCGGGGTCCGGGCGGCCCTGGCCTGGAACCTGGAGACCGCGCAGCTGGCGCGTACCCACAACGACGCCAACATCGTCGCGATCGGTGCCCGTCAGCACACCCTCGACGAGGCGACCACCCTGGTGGAGGCGTTCCTGGCGACCGGGTTCTCCGGCAACGACCGGCACGCCCGCCGGATCTCCCAGGTCGCCGCGTACGAGGTCGACCGGGAGTTGCCACCGCTGCCGTGA
- a CDS encoding DUF5130 family protein, producing MPGPFNTRQLLRLDEALRLADSATGLAFSIYVGDLVEPSREYAVTLHRQLTDPDSSVLIAVSPNQRLLEIVTGAQARRRIPDRDAKLAALSMVASFGGGDLAGGLVSGIDQLASRAGKV from the coding sequence ATGCCGGGGCCGTTCAACACCCGGCAGCTGCTCCGCCTCGACGAGGCATTGCGGCTGGCGGACTCGGCGACCGGTCTGGCGTTCAGCATCTACGTCGGCGATCTCGTCGAGCCGTCCCGGGAGTACGCGGTGACCCTGCACCGGCAGCTCACCGACCCGGACTCTTCGGTGCTCATCGCCGTGTCGCCGAACCAGCGGCTGCTGGAGATCGTGACCGGGGCGCAGGCGCGCCGGCGGATCCCGGACCGCGACGCCAAGCTCGCCGCGCTGTCCATGGTGGCCTCGTTCGGCGGCGGTGACCTGGCCGGAGGCCTGGTCAGCGGCATCGACCAGTTGGCGTCCCGCGCCGGCAAGGTCTGA
- a CDS encoding DUF1015 family protein, translating into MTVAHPIPRAWITTGDTGAQNYDEFASDAEITAIIETNPRSALAVEMPHRAPESLGQSFLDCLPVAAQRFARARADGSYTPADQVAVLYRITEPASDAAAYGLFVMVDTDQISTSADEPGLVIRNEDVFIAKVRERVALAEAVGHLLSPVLLLQTGVGDELHTALAAACDAAGAPAATDLDQAGRTHAIWPVGPGPLQDRLCALAGGGELVVADGNHRSLAAQTGGLTRFLAVVTTPASVAIQPYNRLVSELPSTPDELLAGLRAAGATVTAVDGAPTVPSVGGTVQLYLAGRGYAVTLPAGAGDRVDNLDHALVERVLLRGVLGLDPGDKRITYVGGDYPAGWLTGEVDAGRAELAVLIAPVTVDDFVAVNLARQKLPRKSTWFTPKARGGLVVAEIG; encoded by the coding sequence ATGACGGTCGCACACCCGATTCCCCGCGCCTGGATCACCACCGGCGACACCGGCGCCCAGAATTACGACGAGTTCGCCTCCGACGCCGAGATCACCGCGATCATCGAGACGAATCCCCGTAGCGCGTTGGCGGTGGAGATGCCGCACCGGGCCCCGGAGAGCCTGGGCCAGTCCTTCCTCGACTGCCTGCCGGTCGCCGCGCAGCGGTTCGCCCGGGCCCGCGCCGACGGCAGCTATACCCCGGCCGACCAGGTGGCGGTTCTCTACCGGATCACCGAGCCGGCCAGCGACGCGGCCGCGTACGGCCTGTTCGTGATGGTCGACACCGACCAGATCTCGACCAGCGCCGACGAACCGGGCCTGGTGATCCGCAACGAGGACGTGTTCATCGCCAAGGTCCGCGAACGGGTCGCGCTCGCCGAGGCCGTCGGGCACCTGCTCTCCCCGGTGCTGCTGCTGCAGACCGGCGTCGGCGACGAGCTGCACACCGCGCTGGCCGCGGCCTGCGACGCCGCCGGCGCGCCGGCCGCGACCGACCTGGACCAGGCCGGCCGTACCCACGCGATCTGGCCGGTCGGGCCGGGCCCGCTGCAGGACCGGCTCTGTGCCCTGGCCGGTGGCGGGGAACTCGTCGTGGCCGACGGCAACCACCGGAGTCTCGCCGCCCAGACCGGCGGGCTGACCCGCTTCCTGGCGGTCGTCACCACGCCGGCCTCGGTCGCCATCCAGCCGTACAACCGGCTGGTCAGCGAGTTGCCGTCGACCCCGGACGAGTTGCTGGCCGGGCTGCGGGCCGCCGGCGCCACGGTGACGGCGGTCGACGGTGCGCCGACGGTGCCGTCCGTCGGCGGCACCGTGCAGCTCTACCTGGCCGGTCGCGGCTACGCGGTGACCCTGCCGGCCGGCGCCGGTGACCGGGTCGACAACCTGGACCACGCCCTGGTCGAGCGGGTGCTGCTGCGGGGCGTCCTCGGCCTCGACCCCGGTGACAAGCGGATCACCTACGTCGGCGGTGACTATCCGGCCGGCTGGCTGACCGGTGAGGTGGACGCGGGCCGCGCCGAACTGGCTGTCCTGATCGCCCCGGTGACCGTCGACGACTTCGTCGCGGTGAACCTGGCCCGGCAGAAGCTGCCCCGCAAGAGCACCTGGTTCACCCCGAAGGCCCGGGGCGGCCTGGTGGTGGCCGAAATCGGCTGA
- a CDS encoding GNAT family N-acetyltransferase, with translation MTDNSPPVRAAVPADFDPVLELLLAAFHQNPDPDVVDVERGVFEPDRCLVVTDDDRIVGHVGAYTRQLTVPGNVVAAAHVTMVVVAPTHRRRGLLTRLMHRQLREVRDGGEAVAVLWASEGRIYPRYGYGMAAQRLELDIDLRETRVVGSGPTTGLRTGDPGGLASALAAVYDRVRVGRPGWSSRDDRWWRYVLADTPARQSGQTALRAVVHDGPGGPDGYALWRTTSDWSGRGPQARVQVVEAVADDPTAYAELWRFLTGIDLSRSVSLRYAATDEPLLHLVDEPRQLGATLADSLWVRLVDVGAALAARRYAAGVDVVVEVTDGLLPDNAGRWRLTGDRERARCVPSTEPADLACDVRDLGAAYLGGVSLRALAAAGRVRELRHGAVAEAATAFGWDRAPAGIEVF, from the coding sequence GTGACCGACAATTCGCCGCCGGTGCGGGCCGCCGTACCAGCGGATTTCGATCCTGTCCTGGAGCTGCTGCTGGCGGCGTTCCACCAGAATCCGGACCCCGACGTCGTCGACGTGGAGCGCGGCGTCTTCGAGCCCGACCGGTGCCTGGTCGTCACCGACGACGACCGGATCGTCGGCCACGTTGGCGCGTACACCCGGCAGTTGACCGTTCCCGGCAACGTGGTGGCGGCCGCGCACGTGACGATGGTGGTGGTGGCACCGACCCACCGACGGCGTGGGCTGCTCACCCGGCTGATGCACCGTCAGCTGCGCGAGGTCCGCGACGGCGGCGAGGCCGTGGCGGTGCTCTGGGCCAGCGAGGGTCGTATCTATCCCCGGTACGGCTACGGCATGGCGGCGCAGCGCCTCGAACTCGACATCGACCTGCGGGAGACCCGGGTCGTCGGTTCGGGCCCGACCACCGGCCTGCGCACCGGTGACCCAGGCGGGCTGGCATCGGCGCTGGCGGCGGTCTACGACCGGGTCCGGGTCGGTCGGCCCGGCTGGTCGAGCCGCGACGACCGCTGGTGGCGGTACGTGCTGGCCGACACGCCCGCCCGACAGTCCGGGCAGACGGCGCTGCGCGCGGTGGTCCACGACGGGCCGGGTGGGCCGGACGGCTACGCCTTGTGGCGCACGACGAGCGACTGGTCCGGCCGGGGCCCGCAGGCCCGGGTCCAGGTCGTCGAGGCGGTGGCCGACGACCCGACCGCGTACGCCGAGCTGTGGCGGTTCCTGACCGGCATCGACCTGAGCCGCAGTGTCTCGCTGCGGTACGCGGCGACCGACGAACCGCTGCTGCATCTGGTCGACGAGCCCCGGCAGCTCGGCGCGACCCTGGCCGACAGCCTCTGGGTCCGGCTGGTCGACGTCGGCGCGGCACTGGCCGCCCGCCGGTACGCCGCCGGGGTGGACGTGGTCGTCGAGGTCACCGACGGGCTGCTGCCGGACAACGCCGGCCGCTGGCGGCTCACCGGCGACCGGGAGCGGGCCCGCTGCGTACCGAGCACCGAGCCGGCCGATCTGGCATGCGACGTGCGTGATCTCGGCGCGGCGTACCTGGGTGGGGTGTCGCTGCGGGCGCTGGCCGCCGCCGGCCGGGTCCGCGAGCTGCGCCACGGCGCGGTGGCCGAGGCGGCGACCGCGTTCGGTTGGGACCGCGCCCCGGCCGGCATCGAAGTGTTCTGA
- the pepN gene encoding aminopeptidase N, translating into MRNLTQVEAAERARLLDVTGYDIHLDLSAAGNATDNRVFRSTTTVTFRCTEPGASTFIEVAADRLHTATLNGRPLDAAGWSAETGLTLPDLAAENTLVVEADFGYSASGQGLHRSVDPVDGETYLYSQFETADAQRVYACFDQPDLKSVYTWHAVVPAHWRVISNMPVASEEPAGTDAKTVHFVESARMSTYITALCAGPYHEVRRSHDGVDLGYFCRASMADHLDVDDLHLITAQGFDFFQTQFGVRYPLPKYDQIWVPDFNAGAMENFGAVTHAEAHYLFRSQVTDFEYEQRANTVLHELAHMWFGNLVTMRWWNDLWLNESFAEWASHWCNSEATRFTDAWTTFLSVRKNWGYRQDQLSSTHPVYCEMPDLEAVEVNFDGITYAKGASVLKQLVAYVGLESFLAGLRSYFQRHAWGNATFDDLLTELETASGRELRKFAAQWLETAQVNTLRPELAVGADGTYQQVTVLQEAPTGYPTLRTHRIGVGLYDLVDGRLVRRHRAEVDISGERTALPELVGQRAADVLLLNDDDLSYTKLRLDPDSMSNVVQHISAFDSSLARALCWAAAWDMVRDGELAARDYVALVLAGLPTETDINLVTATLRQATSTLTFYAEPGWAPQGWADLARTARTALRAAEPGSGFQLAWARSFATAARSDDDLAVLRGWLDGADVVPGLTIDTELRWTVLQSLAANGAATGEQIDAELARDRTASGEREAALARALLPDAANKAAVWAQLTGPDSLPNWQHRALLQGFQHPTQVELTAPYRQKYFEVAGRIWATRDSEPAQEFVMLAYPAYLVSQETVDATDEWLAGEGHPAPLRRLVAEGRDGVVRALTARATDTAAAG; encoded by the coding sequence GTGCGCAACCTGACCCAGGTCGAGGCGGCTGAACGTGCCCGCCTGCTCGATGTGACCGGGTATGACATCCACCTGGACCTGTCCGCCGCCGGCAATGCCACGGACAACCGGGTGTTCCGCTCGACGACGACGGTCACGTTCCGCTGCACCGAGCCGGGCGCGAGCACCTTCATCGAAGTGGCGGCCGACCGGCTGCACACCGCGACGCTCAACGGACGCCCGCTCGACGCAGCCGGCTGGTCGGCCGAGACCGGGCTGACCCTGCCGGACCTGGCTGCCGAGAACACGCTGGTCGTCGAGGCCGACTTCGGCTACTCGGCCAGCGGCCAGGGCCTGCACCGCAGCGTCGACCCGGTCGACGGAGAGACGTACCTCTACAGCCAGTTCGAGACCGCCGACGCCCAGCGGGTGTACGCCTGTTTCGACCAGCCCGACCTCAAGAGCGTCTACACCTGGCACGCGGTCGTGCCGGCGCACTGGCGGGTCATCTCGAACATGCCGGTCGCCAGCGAGGAGCCCGCCGGCACCGACGCCAAGACCGTCCACTTCGTCGAGTCGGCGCGGATGAGCACGTACATCACCGCGCTGTGCGCCGGTCCGTACCACGAGGTACGACGCAGCCACGACGGCGTCGACCTGGGCTACTTCTGCCGGGCCAGCATGGCCGACCACCTCGACGTAGACGACCTGCACCTGATCACCGCGCAGGGCTTCGACTTCTTCCAGACCCAGTTCGGGGTCCGGTACCCGCTGCCCAAGTACGACCAGATCTGGGTGCCGGACTTCAACGCCGGCGCGATGGAGAACTTCGGTGCGGTCACCCACGCCGAGGCGCACTACCTCTTCCGCTCCCAGGTCACCGACTTCGAGTACGAGCAGCGGGCCAACACCGTGCTGCACGAGCTGGCCCACATGTGGTTCGGCAACCTGGTCACCATGCGCTGGTGGAACGATCTGTGGCTCAACGAGTCGTTCGCCGAGTGGGCCAGCCACTGGTGCAACTCGGAGGCGACCCGGTTCACCGACGCCTGGACCACGTTCCTGTCGGTCCGCAAGAACTGGGGCTACCGGCAGGACCAGCTCTCCTCCACCCACCCGGTCTACTGCGAGATGCCGGACCTGGAGGCGGTCGAGGTCAACTTCGACGGCATCACGTACGCCAAAGGCGCCAGCGTGCTCAAGCAGCTCGTCGCGTACGTGGGTCTGGAATCGTTCCTGGCCGGCCTGCGCAGCTACTTCCAGCGGCACGCCTGGGGCAACGCCACCTTCGACGACCTGCTCACCGAGCTGGAGACCGCCTCCGGTCGGGAGCTGCGCAAGTTCGCCGCCCAGTGGCTGGAGACCGCCCAGGTCAACACGTTGCGGCCGGAGCTGGCGGTCGGTGCCGACGGCACCTACCAGCAGGTGACGGTGCTGCAGGAGGCCCCCACCGGGTACCCGACGCTGCGTACCCACCGGATCGGGGTCGGCCTCTACGACCTGGTCGACGGGCGGCTGGTGCGCCGGCACCGGGCCGAGGTCGACATCAGCGGCGAGCGGACCGCGCTGCCCGAGCTGGTCGGGCAGCGTGCCGCCGACGTGCTGCTGCTCAACGACGACGACCTGAGTTACACGAAGCTGCGACTCGACCCGGACTCGATGTCCAACGTGGTGCAGCACATCAGCGCGTTCGATTCGTCGCTGGCGCGGGCGCTGTGCTGGGCGGCGGCCTGGGACATGGTGCGCGACGGCGAACTCGCCGCCCGCGACTACGTCGCCCTCGTCCTCGCCGGGCTGCCCACCGAGACCGACATCAACCTGGTGACCGCGACCCTGCGGCAGGCGACCAGCACGCTGACGTTCTACGCCGAGCCGGGCTGGGCGCCGCAGGGTTGGGCCGACCTGGCCCGTACCGCCCGGACGGCGTTGCGGGCCGCCGAGCCGGGCAGCGGTTTCCAGCTGGCCTGGGCGCGGAGTTTCGCCACCGCGGCCCGCTCCGACGACGACCTGGCGGTGCTGCGTGGCTGGCTCGACGGCGCTGACGTGGTACCGGGGCTGACCATCGACACCGAGTTGCGCTGGACGGTGCTGCAGTCGTTGGCCGCCAACGGTGCCGCCACCGGCGAACAGATCGACGCCGAGCTGGCCCGGGACCGTACCGCCAGCGGCGAGCGGGAGGCCGCACTGGCCCGCGCCCTGTTGCCGGACGCCGCCAACAAGGCTGCCGTCTGGGCCCAGCTGACCGGACCCGACAGCCTGCCGAACTGGCAGCACCGGGCGTTGCTGCAGGGCTTCCAGCACCCGACGCAGGTGGAGCTGACCGCGCCGTACCGGCAGAAGTACTTCGAGGTGGCCGGCCGGATCTGGGCGACCCGCGACAGCGAGCCGGCGCAGGAGTTCGTCATGCTCGCCTACCCGGCGTACCTGGTCTCGCAGGAGACGGTCGACGCGACCGACGAATGGCTGGCCGGCGAGGGACACCCGGCACCGCTGCGCCGGCTGGTCGCCGAGGGCCGCGACGGCGTGGTCCGGGCGTTGACCGCGCGGGCCACCGACACGGCCGCCGCCGGCTGA
- a CDS encoding NAD(P)-dependent alcohol dehydrogenase: MRAIQLTAPGTLELVEVPTPTPGPGEVLLAMAAVGACHSDLHILDAPAGVFPTPMTLGHEIAGRVAQLGPGVSGWSDGEAVAVYGILGCGRCRACLRGRENQCRTVPVGGIGLSRDGGLADHVVVPADRLLPLGGLDPVQAAPLTDAGLTPYHAISLSRDALRPGTCCVVIGIGGLGHMAVQILAATTATTIIAVDTSDAALRLAKRMGAHHTVQAGPAAVEQIRELTGPAPDGAEVVLDFVCVDATLATARQVVSTGGQLTLVGLGGGTLPMTPTAEGPPPVPLETGAVIPFWGTRAELAEVIALARQGLLRAEVQTFPLSETVQAYQQLRDGQIHGRAVLVP, translated from the coding sequence ATGCGTGCCATCCAACTCACCGCGCCCGGCACTCTCGAACTGGTCGAGGTGCCCACCCCGACGCCCGGTCCGGGCGAGGTGCTGCTGGCCATGGCGGCCGTCGGTGCCTGCCACTCGGACCTGCACATCCTCGACGCGCCCGCCGGGGTCTTCCCCACCCCGATGACCCTCGGCCACGAGATCGCCGGCCGGGTCGCCCAGCTCGGCCCAGGGGTGAGCGGATGGTCCGACGGGGAGGCCGTGGCGGTGTACGGAATCCTCGGCTGCGGGCGCTGCCGGGCCTGCCTGCGCGGACGGGAGAACCAGTGCCGCACCGTACCGGTCGGCGGCATCGGCCTCAGCCGCGACGGCGGGCTCGCCGACCACGTGGTGGTGCCGGCGGACCGGTTGCTGCCGCTGGGCGGGCTGGACCCGGTGCAGGCGGCACCACTGACCGACGCCGGACTCACCCCGTACCACGCGATCTCGCTGAGCCGGGACGCGCTGCGGCCCGGCACCTGCTGTGTGGTGATCGGCATCGGTGGTCTCGGTCACATGGCCGTGCAGATCCTGGCGGCGACCACCGCCACGACGATCATCGCGGTGGACACCAGCGACGCCGCGCTGCGGCTGGCCAAACGGATGGGCGCGCACCACACCGTGCAGGCCGGGCCGGCGGCGGTCGAGCAGATCCGCGAACTGACCGGTCCAGCGCCGGACGGCGCCGAGGTGGTCCTCGACTTCGTCTGCGTCGACGCCACCCTGGCGACGGCCCGTCAGGTGGTCTCCACCGGCGGGCAGCTCACACTGGTCGGCCTCGGCGGCGGTACGTTACCGATGACGCCGACCGCAGAGGGACCGCCACCGGTGCCGCTGGAGACCGGCGCGGTCATCCCGTTCTGGGGCACCCGGGCCGAGCTGGCCGAGGTGATCGCACTCGCCCGGCAGGGCCTGCTCCGCGCCGAGGTGCAGACGTTCCCGCTGAGCGAGACGGTGCAGGCGTACCAGCAGTTGCGCGACGGTCAGATCCACGGTCGGGCCGTGCTGGTCCCCTGA
- a CDS encoding DsbA family protein yields the protein MSDRQTVDMYFDPMCPWAWITSRWLLEVEQVRPVDVRFRVMSLAVLNEGRDLPEEYRRLLDQAWGPVRVAVAVQEKHDQAAVRAIYTALGERIHLRRESIDEQLYAGALDDAGLDPEFAAAATDATWDVPLRTSHAAGMAPVGMDVGTPVIHAPGPDGTGQVAFFGPVVTPTPRGEAAGRLWDGVLLVAATPGFYELKRSRDVDPTFD from the coding sequence ATGTCCGACCGTCAGACCGTGGACATGTACTTCGACCCGATGTGCCCGTGGGCCTGGATCACGTCACGGTGGTTGCTGGAGGTGGAGCAGGTCCGGCCGGTGGACGTGCGGTTCCGGGTGATGAGCCTGGCCGTGCTCAACGAGGGGCGTGATCTGCCGGAGGAGTACCGCAGACTGCTGGACCAGGCCTGGGGACCGGTCCGGGTCGCCGTCGCGGTCCAGGAGAAGCACGACCAGGCGGCGGTACGGGCGATCTACACCGCGCTGGGCGAGCGGATCCACCTGCGGCGGGAGAGCATCGACGAGCAGCTGTACGCCGGAGCGCTCGACGACGCCGGCCTGGATCCGGAGTTCGCCGCCGCGGCCACCGACGCGACCTGGGACGTGCCGCTGCGGACCAGTCACGCCGCCGGGATGGCCCCGGTCGGCATGGACGTCGGCACTCCGGTGATCCACGCCCCCGGCCCGGACGGCACCGGCCAGGTCGCCTTCTTCGGCCCGGTGGTCACCCCGACGCCGCGTGGCGAGGCAGCCGGGCGACTCTGGGACGGAGTCCTGCTGGTCGCCGCGACCCCGGGATTCTACGAGCTGAAGCGGTCTCGGGACGTGGATCCCACGTTCGACTGA
- a CDS encoding phosphatase PAP2 family protein — protein MRSRGATLLAAWCLLLAVGQTVAFALVWWAFVRTWRGQSLDTIALTGNSIGQDEAYGPASTVLGVVSVASLALATGVIGFIALLRGRVLLAVVAMAVIAGSNLTTQLFKYRVGRPDLGVDPIDAYAANSLPSGHTTVAVSVAVALVLVLPAALRGVGALAGATYAAAAGVATLSAGWHRPSDAVAAILVVGAWAAAGMLVLALAGPAGTEPRATGRHPAALTLLVTAGLALLVVAGLALVSTEPVTATPLEVVSRRRLFVAYAGSAAGIAGTAALVLAMVLATARHVVAAPAAAAAGATVGTVRD, from the coding sequence ATGCGCAGTCGCGGCGCGACCCTCCTGGCGGCCTGGTGCCTTCTGCTGGCCGTCGGGCAGACCGTGGCGTTCGCGCTCGTCTGGTGGGCCTTCGTCCGGACCTGGCGGGGGCAGTCGCTCGACACGATCGCGTTGACCGGCAACTCGATCGGCCAGGACGAGGCGTACGGGCCGGCGAGCACGGTCCTCGGCGTGGTGTCGGTGGCGTCGCTGGCGTTGGCGACCGGGGTCATCGGCTTCATCGCCCTGCTGCGCGGCCGGGTGCTGCTCGCCGTGGTGGCGATGGCGGTGATCGCCGGGTCGAACCTGACCACCCAGCTGTTCAAGTACCGGGTCGGCCGGCCGGACCTGGGCGTCGACCCGATCGACGCGTACGCCGCCAACAGCCTGCCCAGCGGGCACACCACGGTCGCCGTCTCGGTGGCGGTGGCGTTGGTGCTGGTGCTACCGGCGGCGTTACGGGGCGTCGGTGCGTTGGCCGGTGCGACGTACGCGGCGGCCGCCGGGGTGGCGACGTTGTCCGCCGGCTGGCACCGGCCCAGCGACGCGGTGGCGGCGATCCTGGTGGTGGGGGCCTGGGCGGCGGCCGGGATGCTGGTGCTCGCGCTGGCCGGGCCGGCCGGTACCGAGCCGCGCGCCACCGGCCGGCACCCGGCCGCGTTGACCCTGCTCGTCACGGCCGGGCTGGCGCTGCTGGTCGTGGCCGGGCTGGCGTTGGTGTCGACCGAACCGGTGACCGCGACGCCGCTGGAGGTGGTGAGCCGGCGCCGGCTGTTCGTGGCGTACGCCGGCAGCGCTGCGGGGATCGCCGGCACCGCCGCGTTGGTGCTGGCGATGGTCCTGGCCACCGCCCGTCACGTGGTGGCCGCACCGGCTGCCGCGGCGGCCGGCGCGACGGTGGGAACCGTTCGGGATTGA
- a CDS encoding amidase: MPQIHELSGVEQAAAVRRGELRSIDLVEHYLTRIAAHSDTVGAFVTVTPDAAREQARVLDEVPFASRERRHPGPLYGVPVAIKDLTLTAGVRTTFGSAAFVDHVPSVDADVVRLLRAAGTVSLGKTTAAELGCALYTEGEVAPPARNPWDLTCTAGGSSGGAAAAVAAGLVPFAQGSDGGGSNRIPAALCGLVGYKPTRGLVSGGPLGAGGFGLPSHGPIARTVTDAAALLDAMAVPVPGEPYLPPAAPPGTPLAAGDHLAAGGYLAAARAADPGRLRIGRFTTPMLADEPVHPDCLAAVDTAAALLADAGHDVVEVPAPLGPQLWPLFETIWYVLALSPVPPQRQAQLLPLTRLLRERGQAISAATLVTTLSELQVQVRRAMHAVAGLDLLLCPTLSRPQAPVGWFTETGDPAEDFDRQRRFSPYCAVFNVTGQPSVSVPVADSAAGQPVGVLLTGQAGADATVLAAAAQLEQRAGRTGRHPEIWWADGSATVKASEPQRAGGAATSRTSDIR; the protein is encoded by the coding sequence ATGCCGCAGATCCATGAGCTGAGTGGGGTGGAGCAGGCGGCCGCGGTCCGCCGGGGCGAACTGCGCAGCATCGACCTCGTCGAGCACTACCTGACCCGGATCGCCGCGCACTCCGACACCGTCGGCGCCTTCGTCACGGTCACCCCGGACGCCGCCCGCGAGCAGGCCAGGGTGCTCGACGAGGTGCCGTTCGCCAGCCGCGAGCGGCGGCACCCCGGCCCCCTGTACGGCGTACCGGTGGCGATCAAGGACCTCACGCTGACCGCCGGGGTGCGGACCACCTTCGGCTCGGCCGCGTTCGTCGACCACGTACCGAGCGTCGACGCCGACGTGGTGCGGCTGCTGCGTGCCGCCGGCACCGTCAGCCTCGGCAAGACCACCGCCGCCGAGCTGGGCTGCGCGCTCTACACCGAAGGCGAGGTGGCCCCGCCCGCGCGTAACCCGTGGGATCTGACCTGCACCGCCGGCGGCTCCAGCGGAGGCGCCGCAGCCGCGGTCGCCGCTGGGCTGGTGCCGTTCGCGCAGGGCTCCGACGGCGGCGGCTCCAACCGGATCCCGGCCGCGCTCTGCGGCCTGGTCGGCTACAAACCCACCCGGGGGCTGGTCTCCGGCGGGCCGCTCGGCGCCGGCGGGTTCGGACTGCCCAGCCACGGGCCGATCGCCCGGACCGTGACCGACGCCGCCGCGCTGCTCGACGCCATGGCGGTGCCGGTGCCCGGCGAGCCGTACCTGCCACCCGCCGCGCCGCCGGGTACCCCGCTGGCGGCGGGTGACCATCTGGCCGCAGGTGGCTACCTTGCGGCGGCCCGGGCCGCCGATCCCGGCCGGCTGCGGATCGGCCGGTTCACCACCCCGATGCTCGCCGACGAACCGGTGCACCCCGACTGTCTGGCGGCGGTGGACACGGCGGCGGCGCTGCTCGCCGACGCCGGCCACGACGTGGTCGAGGTCCCGGCACCGCTCGGGCCGCAACTGTGGCCGCTGTTCGAGACCATCTGGTACGTCCTGGCGCTGTCCCCGGTGCCGCCGCAGCGGCAGGCCCAGCTGCTGCCACTGACCCGGCTGCTACGCGAACGGGGTCAGGCGATCAGCGCGGCGACGCTGGTCACCACGCTGAGCGAGCTGCAGGTCCAGGTACGCCGGGCGATGCACGCAGTCGCCGGGCTGGACCTGCTGCTGTGCCCGACGCTGAGCCGGCCACAGGCACCGGTCGGCTGGTTCACCGAAACGGGTGACCCGGCAGAGGATTTCGACCGGCAGCGGCGCTTCTCGCCGTACTGTGCGGTGTTCAACGTCACCGGGCAACCGTCGGTGTCCGTTCCGGTGGCGGACAGTGCTGCCGGTCAGCCGGTCGGCGTCCTGCTGACCGGGCAGGCCGGTGCGGACGCCACGGTGCTGGCCGCCGCCGCCCAACTTGAGCAGCGGGCCGGCCGAACCGGGCGGCACCCGGAGATCTGGTGGGCCGACGGCTCCGCTACCGTGAAGGCGTCTGAGCCGCAACGGGCTGGCGGCGCGGCCACGTCCAGGACTTCTGACATCCGCTGA